Proteins encoded together in one Lachnospiraceae bacterium JLR.KK008 window:
- a CDS encoding PIG-L deacetylase family protein has product MRYLIVAAHPDDEVLGAGAMMHKAAGNGDEVYVCLLSHWSPTRDDNLEDGIASSHAILGVKKSYVGDFGCMRFKDEDHHAIVRFIEAAIRDCQPDVLITHHPADVHVDHGITSECCMEASKLPMRQIANIQPIRKIMYMEVPSSTDWNVSTANGVFVPNVFVGVSEEDLAEKVKAVGVYKDVIRKAPHPRSREVINAMAVLRGSQSGLMAAESFQLVFGLGV; this is encoded by the coding sequence ATGAGGTATTTGATAGTTGCGGCACATCCGGATGATGAAGTCCTGGGAGCCGGTGCGATGATGCACAAGGCAGCTGGAAACGGCGATGAAGTCTATGTCTGCCTGCTCAGTCATTGGAGTCCTACCAGGGATGATAACCTGGAGGACGGCATTGCATCCAGCCACGCCATCCTGGGAGTGAAGAAGTCCTATGTCGGAGATTTCGGGTGCATGAGGTTCAAGGATGAAGACCATCATGCCATTGTCCGGTTCATCGAGGCGGCGATTAGAGACTGCCAGCCGGATGTTCTGATTACTCACCACCCGGCGGATGTTCATGTGGATCATGGCATCACATCGGAGTGCTGCATGGAAGCATCGAAGCTCCCTATGAGGCAGATTGCGAATATCCAGCCAATCCGGAAGATTATGTATATGGAGGTTCCGTCCTCTACGGACTGGAATGTAAGTACGGCCAATGGAGTTTTTGTTCCGAATGTGTTTGTCGGCGTAAGCGAGGAAGATTTGGCTGAGAAGGTTAAGGCGGTAGGTGTCTATAAGGATGTCATCCGGAAAGCACCTCACCCACGTTCCAGGGAAGTCATCAATGCTATGGCGGTGCTGAGAGGAAGCCAGTCTGGTTTGATGGCGGCGGAGTCCTTCCAGCTGGTGTTTGGATTGGGGGTGTAG
- a CDS encoding WbqC family protein, giving the protein MMVTIHQPCYLPYLGVFHKIWKADAFVFLDDAQYSNGYVFEWNRIKTPQGECRLKVPLHKEFGQTLREVVPKDGLGWQHKHIKTVEMNYKKAPYFPELFPAYEGIVSECYDNLAQLNIALMNFFLLWFGWHDKKVYYASDWKLESRSEARVIEICKRLGADAYLSGTGGRNYQEEEHFKEAGIKLVYQEWEPLEYRQLWGEFRPYMSILDYAMNEGHDIGSHFRRMEEVMADGR; this is encoded by the coding sequence ATGATGGTTACAATTCATCAGCCATGCTATCTGCCATACCTGGGAGTGTTTCACAAGATATGGAAGGCTGATGCCTTCGTATTCCTGGATGATGCACAGTATAGCAACGGCTATGTGTTTGAATGGAACCGGATCAAGACACCGCAAGGCGAGTGCCGGCTGAAAGTTCCACTGCATAAGGAGTTCGGGCAGACACTTCGGGAGGTAGTTCCAAAGGACGGTCTCGGCTGGCAGCATAAGCATATAAAGACAGTAGAGATGAATTACAAGAAGGCTCCGTATTTCCCGGAGCTTTTTCCTGCTTATGAAGGAATTGTCAGTGAGTGCTATGATAATTTGGCACAGCTGAACATTGCACTGATGAATTTCTTCCTACTGTGGTTCGGATGGCATGATAAGAAAGTCTATTACGCATCGGATTGGAAGCTGGAAAGCAGATCAGAAGCCAGGGTGATTGAGATATGCAAACGCCTTGGAGCCGATGCCTACCTGTCTGGGACCGGCGGAAGGAATTACCAGGAGGAAGAACACTTCAAGGAGGCTGGCATCAAGCTGGTGTACCAGGAATGGGAGCCGCTGGAGTACCGGCAGTTGTGGGGAGAGTTCCGACCGTATATGTCAATCCTGGACTACGCAATGAATGAAGGGCATGACATAGGCAGCCACTTCAGAAGGATGGAGGAGGTGATGGCAGATGGCAGATGA
- the terL gene encoding phage terminase large subunit: MAQKDLKPVRTKEEAKARGRNGGIKSGEVRRAKKSMRETAKALMSMEVVGDNNKKNLEAFGIQKGDQNYQTAVVVRLMQKALVEGDTSAIRLIGELTGDLNRFGLIPEEESEIVELAYPTINLPNNGRDKKDAFQLAPQAGPQTQFMASSADIIIYGGAAGGGKTYALLLEALRHKDVKSFGAVIFRHNYNQITAEGGLWDASQKIFNQVPDAHSRKSPKLHWRFDGGAKLSFAHIERDEDLKSWQGTEIAYIGFDELTHFTKHQFLYMLSRNRTTCGIRPYVRATCNPDSDSWVAEFISWWIDQETGYAIPERSGQIRWMVVLNDIIYWGDTPEELAKKYEVNVEDCKSVTFIASRLEDNKILMESDPGYLANLKAMTEVDMERLLRGNWKIKAAAGSFFKRSQVGEILTEVPKDLVAVCRGWDLAATDKDEDDEAAFTAGVLMGRRENGRFVIIDVINRQLKAGDVRSTVLVTAKMDHAKYAWCRQRLPQDPGQAGKDQKASYMEMLAGFDVHMIPESGDKATRAEPMAAQWQHGMFDLVAGEWNEAYLNQLESFPDSKWKDMVDASSSAFNEITLGMGFNIDNLL; this comes from the coding sequence GTGGCACAGAAGGACTTAAAGCCGGTACGAACCAAAGAGGAAGCAAAGGCGAGGGGCAGGAATGGCGGCATTAAATCCGGAGAAGTCCGAAGGGCAAAAAAATCCATGCGTGAAACTGCAAAAGCTCTCATGTCAATGGAGGTGGTTGGAGACAACAACAAGAAGAACCTGGAAGCCTTCGGTATCCAAAAGGGAGATCAGAATTATCAAACGGCGGTCGTTGTCCGGCTCATGCAGAAGGCTTTAGTCGAAGGTGACACATCCGCCATCCGGCTGATTGGAGAATTGACCGGAGATTTGAATAGATTTGGACTCATACCGGAAGAAGAAAGCGAGATTGTTGAGCTTGCATACCCGACAATCAATCTGCCGAACAACGGAAGGGATAAGAAGGATGCCTTCCAGCTTGCACCCCAGGCTGGACCACAGACGCAGTTCATGGCATCGTCAGCGGACATCATCATATATGGTGGCGCCGCCGGTGGAGGAAAGACATACGCATTGCTGTTGGAGGCTCTCCGGCACAAAGATGTTAAGAGTTTTGGCGCTGTTATTTTCCGTCACAATTACAATCAGATAACGGCAGAGGGTGGCTTATGGGATGCCAGTCAGAAGATATTCAATCAAGTTCCGGATGCACACTCCAGGAAGTCACCGAAGTTGCACTGGAGGTTTGACGGCGGTGCGAAGCTGAGTTTCGCCCACATCGAAAGAGATGAAGACCTCAAATCATGGCAAGGTACAGAGATTGCCTATATCGGCTTCGATGAATTGACACACTTCACGAAGCACCAGTTTCTGTATATGCTATCCCGAAACAGAACTACTTGCGGCATACGACCGTATGTGAGAGCAACCTGCAACCCGGACTCAGACTCATGGGTGGCAGAATTTATCAGTTGGTGGATAGACCAGGAAACCGGATATGCAATACCGGAGCGATCCGGACAGATACGATGGATGGTTGTGCTGAATGACATCATCTATTGGGGAGATACCCCGGAGGAGTTGGCGAAAAAGTATGAAGTCAATGTGGAGGACTGCAAAAGTGTTACGTTCATTGCAAGCCGCCTGGAAGACAATAAGATACTGATGGAAAGCGACCCTGGATATTTGGCGAACTTGAAGGCGATGACGGAAGTTGACATGGAACGGTTGCTGAGAGGTAACTGGAAGATTAAGGCAGCTGCCGGTTCCTTCTTCAAACGAAGCCAGGTAGGAGAAATCCTTACAGAAGTACCGAAGGATTTGGTTGCTGTATGCCGAGGCTGGGATTTGGCTGCCACAGATAAGGATGAAGATGACGAAGCTGCATTTACTGCCGGTGTCCTCATGGGCAGAAGGGAGAATGGCAGATTTGTCATCATTGACGTTATCAATCGCCAGTTGAAAGCTGGTGATGTACGAAGCACCGTATTGGTGACAGCTAAGATGGATCATGCAAAGTATGCTTGGTGCAGGCAAAGATTGCCGCAGGACCCAGGGCAGGCTGGAAAAGACCAGAAGGCTTCCTACATGGAGATGCTTGCCGGATTTGATGTTCACATGATACCGGAGTCTGGTGATAAAGCAACCAGGGCGGAGCCTATGGCGGCACAATGGCAGCATGGAATGTTCGATTTGGTTGCCGGCGAATGGAATGAAGCATATCTCAATCAGTTGGAGTCATTCCCGGACAGCAAGTGGAAAGATATGGTGGATGCCAGCAGTTCAGCCTTCAACGAGATAACGCTTGGCATGGGCTTCAACATTGACAATTTGCTATAA
- a CDS encoding anti-CBASS Acb1 family protein has product MNEQQKAMLDRQLKLQRGAAIIEGTQEKFRQDGYSNLLNKYGTAQDSSTSYQYNQEIITNDMELIRLYEGNGLFTKIIDRPSEEAVKHGFDIDFGDEDVTEYVDDRMDDLDFESKFATAEKWARLYGGSIIVMLVDDGRGLEEPLDWKNVRTIEELRVFERAIVQPDYTSMYHFHFLDTIDSDRPFAEPEYYQVFSIYGYFIVHRSRCLVFRNGRLPEQTTNAIYRYWGIPEYVKIKRALRECITSHENGTKLLERCVQAIYKMKNLANMLGTDEGEDKVLQRLQVIDMARSILNSIAIDSDGEDYDFKTFSMAGVKDVLDSTCNMLSAVTEIPQTILFGRSPAGMNATGENDMENYYNMVENIQKQNMKKNSRTVIDLILRQGRLEGKIPEEPKYKVKFAALWSLSDTEKANVDKTKADTEYTKAQTSQIYMDSNVLDPSEVRKSLASEGDFEIEEVLSEEELNLPEDTFDVGEKATVGEPIEILGQTNDEDDAIEIDMPGSQLRTGEKVVIKDTEGDAGGGAETIIVEGVSENGDGADYPAAAVIIIKDGKILCASRRNNEGVCGPGGHIEEGEEPEDTAVREAMEEFNIVPLNLQPLGEYKGGTGSYLPSMVYWTDQFSGTPEADGDEMLNARWMTLEELQSQLLFPPFEESLRMLAETMSGYIQ; this is encoded by the coding sequence ATGAATGAACAGCAGAAAGCTATGCTGGATCGGCAGTTGAAACTGCAAAGGGGAGCCGCAATCATCGAAGGCACCCAGGAAAAGTTCCGGCAGGATGGTTATAGCAACCTGCTGAACAAATACGGAACCGCACAGGACAGCTCCACATCGTACCAGTACAACCAGGAGATTATCACGAATGACATGGAACTCATACGGCTGTATGAAGGAAACGGTCTGTTCACGAAGATTATTGATCGCCCATCAGAGGAAGCAGTAAAGCATGGATTTGACATAGATTTCGGTGATGAAGATGTTACTGAATATGTTGATGACAGAATGGATGACCTGGATTTCGAGTCGAAGTTTGCTACGGCTGAGAAGTGGGCGAGGCTCTACGGCGGCTCCATAATTGTAATGCTTGTTGATGACGGCAGAGGATTGGAGGAACCTCTCGATTGGAAGAATGTCCGGACAATCGAAGAACTCCGGGTGTTTGAAAGGGCGATAGTCCAGCCGGACTACACCTCGATGTATCATTTCCATTTCCTTGATACGATTGACAGTGACCGTCCGTTCGCAGAACCGGAATATTACCAGGTGTTCAGCATCTATGGATACTTCATCGTACACCGAAGCAGATGCCTGGTATTCAGAAACGGCAGACTTCCAGAGCAGACCACCAATGCAATCTATCGGTATTGGGGCATCCCGGAATATGTCAAGATTAAGCGAGCATTGAGGGAGTGCATCACTTCCCATGAAAACGGAACTAAGCTGCTTGAAAGGTGTGTGCAGGCAATCTACAAGATGAAGAACCTGGCGAATATGCTTGGTACGGATGAAGGTGAAGACAAGGTATTGCAGAGGCTCCAGGTCATTGATATGGCGAGGAGCATTTTGAACTCCATAGCCATTGACAGTGATGGTGAAGATTATGATTTCAAGACCTTCTCAATGGCAGGAGTTAAGGATGTCCTAGACTCCACCTGCAATATGCTGTCAGCAGTAACAGAAATTCCGCAGACGATTTTGTTTGGGCGGTCTCCGGCAGGAATGAACGCCACCGGCGAGAATGACATGGAGAACTACTACAACATGGTGGAGAACATTCAGAAGCAGAACATGAAGAAGAACTCCAGGACAGTCATTGATTTGATATTACGCCAAGGGAGGCTGGAAGGAAAGATACCGGAGGAGCCGAAGTACAAAGTCAAGTTTGCTGCCCTTTGGTCCTTGTCTGATACAGAAAAAGCCAATGTCGATAAGACAAAGGCTGATACGGAGTATACGAAGGCTCAGACATCGCAGATTTACATGGATAGCAATGTCCTGGACCCTTCAGAAGTGAGGAAATCGCTGGCATCGGAAGGGGATTTTGAAATCGAGGAGGTTTTGTCAGAGGAAGAACTCAACCTTCCGGAAGATACGTTTGATGTTGGCGAAAAGGCAACGGTCGGAGAACCGATTGAAATTCTCGGACAGACCAATGATGAAGATGATGCCATTGAGATTGATATGCCTGGAAGCCAGTTAAGGACCGGCGAGAAGGTAGTCATCAAAGATACCGAAGGAGATGCCGGAGGCGGTGCTGAAACAATCATCGTGGAAGGTGTTTCTGAAAATGGCGATGGAGCAGATTATCCGGCAGCCGCAGTTATAATCATCAAAGACGGCAAGATTTTATGTGCTTCCAGGAGAAATAACGAAGGCGTGTGTGGACCCGGAGGTCATATAGAAGAAGGAGAAGAACCCGAAGATACGGCGGTGAGGGAGGCGATGGAGGAGTTCAATATTGTTCCCCTCAACCTACAACCGTTAGGCGAATACAAAGGCGGCACTGGTTCATATCTGCCTTCTATGGTGTACTGGACGGATCAGTTCTCCGGAACTCCCGAAGCAGATGGTGATGAAATGCTCAATGCGAGGTGGATGACCTTGGAGGAACTGCAAAGCCAGCTTTTGTTTCCACCGTTCGAGGAAAGTCTCCGGATGCTTGCTGAAACAATGAGCGGCTACATACAGTAA
- a CDS encoding minor capsid protein, producing MDEVQMNRLLMQKVGRKFYGHDTLNSKYDPQIPASAEREYVRTTNAYMAILKTELEEQLPKLKEIYKENRDAEVRENRRNDSATDLMLAVSQIFTTIKNNVIAKTIGFGLRRKLESLAHLTRKLTVKEWKKAIKATLGIDIREDYYLGDFYVEQLKKWVEENVGLISSIPEDTLEKMKDIVYDGFTNGKTTTRMVKEIQRAYGISRRRAELIARDQTAKLNGQIQKTQQQDAGITEYVWSTTGDERVRRSHRELNGKKFSWDDPPENSDGRKCHPGQDFQCRCIGRPVFNRNINLPVADDEPAQITIKRNGG from the coding sequence ATGGATGAAGTGCAGATGAACCGGCTGCTCATGCAGAAAGTCGGAAGAAAATTCTACGGTCACGACACATTGAACAGTAAGTATGATCCTCAGATACCGGCATCTGCTGAAAGGGAATACGTCCGGACCACAAACGCATACATGGCAATACTGAAGACTGAACTGGAGGAGCAACTGCCGAAGCTGAAGGAGATTTACAAGGAGAACCGGGATGCAGAAGTCCGGGAGAACCGAAGGAATGACTCAGCAACGGATTTGATGCTTGCCGTTTCTCAGATATTCACCACGATAAAGAACAATGTCATTGCAAAGACGATTGGCTTTGGTCTTCGGCGGAAGTTGGAGTCCCTGGCACACCTCACCCGTAAGCTGACGGTCAAAGAATGGAAGAAAGCAATCAAAGCTACCCTGGGTATCGACATCCGAGAGGACTATTACCTGGGGGATTTTTATGTCGAGCAGCTGAAGAAATGGGTAGAGGAGAATGTCGGACTGATTTCCTCCATACCGGAAGACACCCTGGAAAAAATGAAGGACATCGTATATGACGGCTTTACCAATGGCAAGACCACAACCCGAATGGTAAAGGAGATACAGAGAGCATACGGCATAAGCCGCCGCCGGGCGGAATTGATTGCGAGGGACCAGACGGCAAAACTGAACGGCCAGATACAGAAGACTCAACAGCAGGATGCCGGAATTACGGAGTATGTTTGGTCTACCACCGGTGATGAAAGGGTAAGGAGAAGCCACCGGGAGCTGAATGGGAAAAAGTTCTCCTGGGATGATCCTCCGGAAAATTCAGACGGAAGGAAATGCCACCCAGGTCAAGATTTTCAGTGTCGTTGCATCGGGAGACCGGTGTTCAATCGCAATATCAATCTGCCAGTAGCCGATGATGAACCGGCTCAGATAACCATAAAAAGGAATGGAGGCTAA
- a CDS encoding DUF2213 domain-containing protein: MEIRDKPKLKRVTRIDSIPIGNTSFDEQGFLHDTPIVTSTGIFEYGLPDGGVRRELRLPEHVFDKKSLASYAGKPVIITHEAGSIDKDNVMKEIVGTILSEGFQDGSDVRCKVVIHDIDKVKKTPYRELSLGYNLDLIEEPGEWNGEPYDAIQTNIRINHLAIVESARAGEQAHLNLDGKKVELDDKKSKGGNRKMDGNTTRKDSVAMTPEELVEAINQYKAGAKPAEEAAPAPAGEGGTGSEAIPEEKDGAGIEEPVAAPAGEPSAMGEAPMQEEKKEDGGVGKLIGVLEEFLAELKSSAGGGEAHDSTGTDAADGASGADSADGECTDAEDNADCSDDKSGSMNNDSADEIFRQRLSICRMGDKLHLDGLEDKSIIEGKKAIVKKVFPEMRLDGKSKVYVDAAYDLAVNAANKRKDVAYQKQQMSSTPAPQQRADGQTGSNAAAARQRMIEREGGNE; this comes from the coding sequence ATGGAGATAAGAGACAAACCAAAACTGAAAAGAGTAACAAGAATTGACAGCATCCCTATCGGCAACACCAGTTTTGACGAGCAGGGATTTTTGCATGATACGCCTATTGTCACATCGACCGGCATCTTTGAATACGGATTGCCGGATGGCGGAGTAAGGAGGGAACTGAGGCTTCCAGAACACGTTTTCGATAAGAAATCTCTTGCTTCGTATGCCGGGAAGCCGGTAATCATCACTCACGAAGCAGGCTCAATCGACAAAGACAATGTAATGAAAGAGATTGTCGGAACAATTCTAAGCGAAGGGTTCCAGGACGGTTCGGATGTCAGATGCAAGGTTGTCATCCATGACATCGACAAGGTAAAGAAGACACCGTACCGAGAACTGAGTCTCGGATATAATTTGGACCTCATAGAAGAACCTGGCGAATGGAATGGCGAACCGTATGATGCCATTCAGACGAATATTCGCATCAACCACCTGGCGATTGTAGAAAGTGCAAGAGCCGGGGAACAAGCGCATCTTAATCTCGATGGGAAGAAAGTCGAGTTGGATGATAAAAAATCAAAAGGAGGTAACAGAAAAATGGATGGAAACACCACAAGGAAAGATAGTGTTGCCATGACTCCGGAAGAACTGGTCGAAGCAATCAATCAGTATAAAGCCGGGGCAAAGCCGGCAGAGGAAGCAGCACCTGCTCCTGCTGGAGAAGGCGGCACTGGTTCGGAAGCAATTCCGGAAGAAAAGGACGGTGCAGGCATTGAGGAACCGGTTGCAGCACCTGCCGGGGAGCCTTCGGCTATGGGAGAAGCTCCGATGCAGGAGGAGAAAAAGGAAGATGGAGGCGTAGGAAAGCTGATCGGCGTGTTGGAGGAGTTCCTGGCTGAACTGAAGTCCAGTGCAGGCGGCGGTGAAGCACATGACAGCACTGGAACGGATGCCGCAGACGGTGCTTCTGGTGCTGACTCCGCAGATGGAGAATGTACCGATGCCGAGGACAATGCAGACTGCTCCGATGATAAGTCCGGCTCCATGAACAATGACTCTGCTGACGAGATTTTCCGCCAGAGGTTAAGCATTTGCCGCATGGGAGACAAACTCCATCTGGACGGACTGGAGGATAAGTCCATCATCGAAGGCAAGAAAGCCATTGTCAAGAAGGTGTTCCCGGAAATGCGGCTCGATGGTAAGAGTAAAGTTTATGTCGATGCCGCTTACGACCTGGCAGTAAACGCAGCAAACAAGCGTAAGGACGTTGCATATCAGAAGCAGCAGATGTCCTCTACTCCTGCACCACAGCAGAGAGCAGACGGTCAGACCGGGAGCAATGCGGCGGCTGCAAGACAGAGAATGATTGAGAGAGAAGGAGGTAATGAGTAA
- a CDS encoding DUF2184 domain-containing protein codes for MKNQYNPEMPSTGYDQADYAALMASNIAPTLAGNKQMRFDSAEDASIFFARELDYIKSKSYDKIYPEFTALNNFPITHEVPEGAETMTYYSYEKTGMAAIISNYATDLPRADVKGSPTTAYVKSIGDSYGYSIQEMRASRMAGKSLDTRKAEAARYAIDRKTNEIAFAGDKEHKLMGMLSSDNNIPLYTLATVETKTSWKDKSAAEILADINGMFAYQSRITQDVERADTLALPPAVFIDISTRQIPNTGYTVKRFLLENAPYLKNIITAPELSAENKATNPYGVDVAMLYTNSADKFSLEIPMAFYQYPLQNRNLEVIVPCEERVAGIVLYYPLSALLAVGV; via the coding sequence ATGAAAAATCAGTACAATCCGGAGATGCCTTCCACTGGATACGACCAGGCGGACTATGCAGCATTGATGGCATCCAACATCGCACCTACCCTGGCAGGAAATAAGCAGATGCGTTTCGACAGTGCCGAGGACGCTTCTATTTTCTTCGCAAGGGAGCTGGACTACATCAAGTCCAAGTCCTATGACAAGATTTATCCGGAGTTCACCGCTCTGAACAACTTCCCGATCACGCATGAAGTTCCGGAAGGAGCAGAGACGATGACCTATTACAGCTATGAGAAAACCGGCATGGCTGCAATCATCAGCAACTATGCAACTGACCTTCCGAGAGCGGATGTGAAGGGCAGCCCTACCACCGCCTATGTTAAGTCAATCGGTGACAGCTACGGTTACTCCATCCAGGAAATGAGAGCGAGCCGCATGGCAGGAAAGAGCCTGGATACCCGGAAAGCGGAAGCGGCAAGGTATGCTATTGACCGCAAGACCAATGAGATTGCTTTTGCTGGTGACAAGGAGCATAAGCTCATGGGTATGCTTTCCAGCGACAACAATATTCCGCTTTACACCCTCGCTACGGTTGAAACCAAGACTTCCTGGAAAGACAAGAGTGCTGCCGAGATTTTGGCAGACATCAACGGAATGTTCGCATACCAGTCTCGCATCACCCAGGATGTTGAGAGGGCGGACACCCTGGCACTTCCGCCGGCGGTGTTCATTGACATCAGCACAAGACAGATCCCGAATACCGGCTATACGGTGAAAAGGTTCCTGCTGGAGAACGCTCCATATCTGAAGAACATCATTACGGCTCCGGAGTTATCTGCCGAGAATAAAGCCACCAATCCCTACGGCGTTGATGTGGCGATGCTCTATACCAACAGTGCCGATAAGTTCAGCCTGGAAATCCCGATGGCGTTCTATCAGTATCCGTTGCAGAACCGCAACCTGGAGGTCATTGTTCCTTGCGAGGAGCGTGTGGCTGGTATCGTATTGTATTATCCTCTGTCTGCATTGCTGGCAGTAGGTGTCTAA
- a CDS encoding DUF4054 domain-containing protein, whose translation MDALAIFRLVATEFADMPDDDIVDADTGKVTKYGVNSFLQLYSDQISEKRFGKSYQKALAYLTAHKLKMNGYGNNENGVIGDSLRVGSYSEGETSISYTTNQQTNLQVDAEYALTVYGLEFLTLRRNAVIPIISAGEGPGYGC comes from the coding sequence ATGGATGCACTCGCAATTTTTCGCCTGGTGGCAACCGAGTTTGCCGATATGCCGGACGATGATATTGTTGATGCCGACACCGGAAAGGTCACTAAGTATGGAGTCAATTCGTTCCTGCAACTGTACTCCGATCAGATTTCAGAGAAACGCTTTGGAAAGTCATATCAGAAAGCACTGGCATATCTGACCGCCCACAAGCTGAAGATGAATGGTTATGGGAACAATGAGAACGGTGTAATTGGTGACAGTCTCCGGGTCGGCTCGTATTCCGAGGGAGAAACCTCAATAAGTTATACCACGAACCAACAGACGAACCTCCAGGTCGATGCTGAGTATGCACTCACAGTCTACGGCCTGGAGTTTCTTACGCTGCGGCGAAATGCGGTCATTCCGATTATTTCAGCCGGGGAAGGACCTGGCTATGGCTGCTAG
- a CDS encoding DUF3383 family protein produces the protein MNNNPLDDIVKCNVEISNPASNDATFDSILLVVKGPEASGEKTMSKTTAISQADELLDYGFTTEDAAYVAATVAFSQNPAPSSIYICIRKETSAESAETVTYEDIKNTLARAKGEVSFYGIHITEFGDDADIQGAISWTEANEKIFSFEYSDITKCPVKNFSFYRSFGLFSGKADGYDADEQPIENEYAALAWMAKCFGYDPGTETWNMKELATIVPSALSTDEKKSLEESNINSFRRYAGSNITFGGKMLSGEWIDVIRFRDWLKAEMQTNVFNALKTNRKVPFTDGGIGLIEGQMEATLSKGQTVGGIAPTEYDSDDNEIPGYTVTVPLASDLTEAERKSRKLTGCRYTARLAGAIHIVEIHGNLTF, from the coding sequence ATGAATAATAACCCATTGGACGATATTGTGAAATGCAATGTCGAGATTTCCAATCCGGCATCCAACGATGCCACATTTGACAGTATCCTGCTGGTGGTAAAAGGTCCGGAGGCTTCCGGCGAAAAGACCATGAGCAAGACCACTGCAATATCCCAGGCGGATGAATTGCTGGACTATGGATTTACAACGGAGGATGCGGCATACGTTGCAGCTACCGTTGCTTTTTCCCAGAACCCGGCACCGAGCAGCATTTATATCTGCATCCGCAAGGAGACTTCCGCAGAAAGTGCTGAAACCGTAACCTATGAGGACATCAAGAATACGCTTGCGAGAGCTAAAGGCGAGGTTTCATTCTATGGCATCCACATCACAGAGTTTGGTGATGATGCAGACATCCAGGGAGCGATTTCGTGGACGGAGGCAAATGAGAAGATTTTTAGCTTCGAGTATAGTGACATCACCAAATGCCCGGTAAAGAATTTTTCGTTCTACCGTAGCTTCGGATTGTTTTCCGGAAAAGCAGACGGGTATGATGCGGACGAACAGCCGATTGAGAATGAATATGCTGCCCTGGCATGGATGGCTAAATGCTTTGGGTATGATCCCGGAACGGAAACCTGGAACATGAAGGAACTGGCAACCATCGTTCCGTCTGCTCTCAGTACGGATGAAAAGAAGTCACTGGAGGAAAGCAACATCAATTCTTTCCGCAGGTATGCCGGAAGCAATATCACCTTCGGCGGCAAGATGCTCTCCGGAGAATGGATTGATGTCATCCGCTTCAGAGATTGGCTCAAAGCAGAAATGCAGACCAATGTGTTCAACGCATTGAAGACCAATCGCAAGGTTCCGTTCACTGATGGAGGCATCGGGCTGATTGAAGGGCAGATGGAAGCCACCCTCTCCAAAGGACAGACAGTTGGCGGCATCGCTCCTACGGAGTATGACTCGGATGACAATGAAATCCCTGGCTATACCGTAACGGTTCCGCTGGCATCTGATTTGACGGAAGCGGAGAGGAAGTCTCGTAAGCTGACCGGATGCAGATACACAGCCCGGCTTGCAGGAGCTATCCATATCGTAGAAATTCATGGAAATCTCACGTTTTAA
- a CDS encoding phage protein, which translates to MAMKTYNPKKVTCSLGRHIVVGYAEDSMITIDFASDGTSYVVGADGEVVRSIDPAEIYTLKLSVQQTSATNAFLQKMFDKDRKDGSGTFPVNINDILGKEKFSGEVAWVTKPASFVRGKTQNDREWEIAVNKGQFK; encoded by the coding sequence ATGGCGATGAAGACGTACAATCCCAAGAAAGTTACCTGCTCTCTCGGCAGACACATCGTTGTAGGGTACGCTGAAGACAGCATGATTACCATTGATTTTGCCAGTGACGGCACAAGCTATGTGGTAGGTGCTGACGGCGAAGTCGTAAGAAGCATTGATCCTGCTGAAATCTACACATTGAAGCTGTCAGTCCAGCAGACATCCGCAACCAATGCGTTTTTGCAGAAGATGTTCGACAAGGACCGCAAGGACGGCTCCGGTACGTTCCCGGTGAATATCAATGATATTCTCGGAAAAGAGAAGTTTTCCGGTGAAGTGGCGTGGGTAACGAAGCCTGCTTCGTTCGTGAGAGGCAAGACTCAGAATGATCGTGAGTGGGAGATTGCAGTAAACAAAGGACAGTTCAAATAG